One genomic region from Leptospira dzoumogneensis encodes:
- a CDS encoding flagellar hook-basal body protein, translating to MLRGMYTGSNGMIVQQTRMDVISNNLANVDKTAFKRDTTLFKTFPELLIHRFSEDGVGKVPMGSFDTAPVVGKLGLGAEVNEIYTRFEQGAVKKTDNPFDMMLQDRPGTEHPAFFSVLTNRGERLSRSGAFVLDTNGYLVTPQGFPLMGENGPIKVARGNFLIKENGEVWINGEIGNDPRNSVGADKNRFETPVLLDRIKIRTVENPRHLDKEGDSFYNDTPESGEPRPFLLEEEPNLLQGYLEASNVSVVTEMVEMIEVNRSYEANQKTVQTQDQMLGKLLNDVLR from the coding sequence ATGTTAAGAGGAATGTACACAGGATCCAACGGGATGATCGTGCAGCAGACACGCATGGACGTGATCTCAAACAATCTTGCGAACGTGGACAAGACTGCATTCAAAAGGGACACAACGTTGTTCAAAACTTTTCCTGAACTTTTGATCCATAGATTCAGCGAAGACGGCGTGGGCAAAGTGCCTATGGGCTCGTTCGACACTGCTCCTGTGGTCGGCAAACTCGGGTTAGGCGCCGAGGTAAATGAAATTTATACAAGATTCGAACAAGGTGCTGTGAAGAAGACAGACAATCCTTTCGACATGATGCTACAAGATAGACCCGGCACTGAACATCCTGCATTTTTTAGCGTGTTAACTAATAGAGGGGAAAGACTTTCTCGCTCAGGTGCATTCGTTTTGGATACGAACGGTTACTTGGTGACTCCTCAAGGTTTTCCTTTGATGGGTGAGAATGGCCCGATCAAAGTTGCTCGTGGTAATTTTTTGATCAAAGAGAATGGAGAAGTTTGGATCAACGGCGAGATAGGTAATGATCCTCGTAATTCCGTTGGTGCGGACAAAAATAGATTTGAAACTCCTGTTCTTTTAGATCGTATCAAGATACGTACTGTAGAAAATCCTCGTCACTTGGATAAAGAAGGGGACTCCTTCTATAATGATACTCCTGAGTCAGGTGAACCAAGACCTTTTCTTTTGGAAGAAGAACCGAACCTTCTCCAAGGTTATTTAGAAGCTTCTAATGTTAGTGTCGTTACTGAAATGGTTGAGATGATTGAAGTAAACCGCTCTTATGAAG
- the perRA gene encoding peroxide-responsive transcriptional repressor PerRA translates to MKDSYERTKKILEEAGINVTVQRLQMANLLLSEPQHLTADQVFHLVNEHMPNASRATVFNNLKLFSEKGIVHLLELKSGITLYDSNLGNHHHAIDEETGEIFDIDLDSKLQEKILSELKKDFTAKTGKTLEDCNLSITLKGKKK, encoded by the coding sequence ATGAAGGACTCTTACGAGAGAACTAAGAAGATATTAGAAGAGGCTGGGATCAATGTGACCGTGCAACGGTTACAAATGGCGAATCTTCTATTGTCGGAGCCCCAACATTTGACAGCGGACCAGGTATTTCATCTGGTAAATGAGCATATGCCGAATGCGTCTCGGGCGACCGTTTTTAATAATCTGAAATTATTCTCTGAAAAGGGGATCGTACATCTTCTGGAATTGAAGTCCGGGATTACATTATACGATTCTAATTTGGGAAATCATCACCATGCGATCGACGAAGAGACTGGGGAAATTTTCGATATAGATTTGGATTCCAAACTCCAAGAAAAGATACTCTCTGAACTTAAAAAAGATTTCACCGCGAAAACGGGCAAAACCCTGGAAGATTGCAATTTATCTATCACCTTGAAAGGCAAGAAGAAGTAG